In Molothrus aeneus isolate 106 chromosome 3, BPBGC_Maene_1.0, whole genome shotgun sequence, a single genomic region encodes these proteins:
- the TAB2 gene encoding TGF-beta-activated kinase 1 and MAP3K7-binding protein 2 yields MAQGSQQIDIQVLHDLRQKFPEVPEGVVSRCMLQNNNNLDACCAVLSQESTKYLYGEGDLSFSDDSGIPGLRNHMTSLNLDLQSQNVYHHGREGSRMNGSRTLAHSVSDGHLQTSQSNNELFQQEPQTAPAQVPQGFHVFEMANTVSASNPGQHLGFHLGSKGVSNLSQQTPRFNPIMVTLAPNIQPGRNTPTSLHIHGVPPPVLNSPQGNSIYIRPYITAPSGTARQTQQQPGWASQFNPMHPQQVYQPSQPGPWTTIPTSSTTPHTSSQHSTQPNQQGHQTSHVYMPISSPTTPQAPMIHSSGSSQSSAHSQYNIQNISTGPRKNQIEIKLEPPQRNSSSKLRSTGPRTSTVPSSLNSQTLSRSQPTVYISASPPNTDEVITRGQPKVYISANATTGDDQLVRNQPTLFISTNPGVSTTARNMSGQVSMGPAFIHHHPPKSRAVGNSTTATSPRVVVTQPNTKYTFKITVSPNKPPAVSPGVVSPTFEPTNLLNLPDHYVEPEGIQHLTDPVLAHVDRISDARKLSMGSDDAAYTQALLVHQKARMERLQRELEVQKKKLDKLKSEVNEMENNLTRRRLKRSNSVSQIPSLEEMQQLRSCNRQLQIDIDCLTKEIDLFQARGPHFNPSAIHNFYDNIGFLGPVPPKPKDQRSIVKTPKTVPDTDEDEGAQWSCTACTFLNHPALNRCEQCEMPRHF; encoded by the exons ATGGCCCAAGGAAGCCAGCAAATTGATATTCAGGTTTTACATGACCTGCGACAGAAGTTTCCTGAGGTACCTGAAGGTGTTGTATCCAGATGCATGTTACAG AATAACAACAATTTGGATGCCTGTTGTGCAGTTCTCTCTCAAGAGAGCACAAAATATCTCTATGGTGAAGGAGACCTGAGTTTTTCGGATGATTCTGGGATTCCTGGGCTACGAAATCACATGACATCTCTTAATTTGGATTTGCAGTCACAGAACGTCTATCACCATGGAAGAGAAGGAAGTAGAATGAATGGAAGTAGGACTCTAGCTCACAGTGTTAGTGATGGACACCTTCAAACCAGTCAGTCCAACAATGAACTGTTTCAGCAGGAACCACAGACAGCACCTGCGCAGGTTCCACAAGGATTTCATGTCTTTGAGATGGCTAATACAGTTAGTGCTTCTAATCCAGGGCAGCATCTTGGATTTCACCTAGGCAGCAAAGGAGTATCTAACTTGTCTCAACAAACACCCAGATTCAACCCCATTATGGTAACTTTAGCCCCAAACATTCAGCCTGGTCGCAATACCCCAACATCTTTGCACATACATGGTGTACCTCCTCCTGTACTTAACAGTCCCCAGGGAAATTCTATCTATATTAGGCCTTACATCACAGCTCCTAGTGGTACTGCTcggcaaacacagcagcagccaggctgggcatctCAGTTTAATCCcatgcaccctcagcaagtctACCAGCCTTCGCAGCCAGGTCCCTGGACTACTATTCCTACATCCAGTACTACGCCACATACCTCATCGCAACACTCAACACAGCCAAACCAGCAAGGCCACCAGACTTCTCATGTGTACATGCCTATCAGTTCTCCTACTACTCCACAAGCACCTATGATTCATTCATCTGGTAGCTCACAATCTTCTGCTCATAGCCAATACAACATTCAGAATATATCCACAGGACCTCGCAAAAATCAAATTGAAATCAAACTTGAACCGCCACAAAGAAACAGTTCTTCTAAATTGCGTTCAACTGGCCCTCGCACCTCCACCGTTCCCTCTTCCCTCAACAGCCAGACATTAAGTAGAAGTCAACCCACTGTTTACATATCGGCCAGTCCTCCAAATACTGATGAAGTGATCACACGTGGACAGCCCAAGGTCTACATTTCAGCAAATGCCACGACAGGAGATGATCAACTTGTGCGGAACCAGCCCACGCTTTTCATATCCACAAATCCTGGAGTATCTACTACTGCTAGGAATATGTCTGGTCAAGTAAGCATGGGTCCTGCATTTATTCATCACCATCCACCCAAGAGTCGAGCAGTGGGCAACAGCACCACTGCAACTTCTCCTCGAGTGGTTGTTACGCAGCCTAACAcaaaatatacttttaaaattacagtttctCCAAATAAGCCCCCTGCAGTTTCCCCAGGGGTAGTATCCCCAACTTTTGAACCTACAAACCTTCTAAACCTTCCTGATCACTATGTTGAACCAGAGGGTATCCAGCATCTTACTGACCCTGTTTTAGCACATGTGGATAGGATCAGTGATGCACGGAAATTGAGTATGGGATCTGATGATGCTGCCTACACGCAAG CTTTACTGGTACACCAGAAGGCCAGGATGGAGCGACTTCAACGAGAACTTGAGgttcaaaagaaaaagttggATAAACTAAAATCAGAGGTCAATGAAATGGAGAATAATCTAACACGAAGGCGCCTGAAAAGATCGAATTCTGTTTCCCAAATTCCATCA ctggAAGAAATGCAACAGTTAAGAAGTTGTAACAGACAGCTGCAGATAGACATAGATTGCCTAACCAAAGAGATTGATCTTTTTCAAGCAAGAG gaccACATTTTAATCCCAGCGCTATTCATAATTTTTACGATAATATTGGATTTCTTGGTCCCGTGCCACCAAAACCCAAAG ATCAGAGGTCCATTGTGAAAACACCAAAGACTGTTCCAGACACAGATGAAGATGAGGGAGCTCAGTGGAGTTGTACCGCCTGTACTTTTTTAAACCATCCAGCCTTAAATCGCTGTGAACAGTGTGAAATGCCCAGGCATTTCTGA